Proteins from a single region of Apium graveolens cultivar Ventura chromosome 7, ASM990537v1, whole genome shotgun sequence:
- the LOC141673602 gene encoding uncharacterized protein LOC141673602 — protein MPKKQDSDSQTINEVIQIDPSRIIDISREPSFSPVGEMVDVSIDEIFSDKTVKVGKDLSTQIKDELTRLLQEFSDIFAWSPSDMPGIPTDVARHSLHVDRQKNHVKQKRRTFSEEKRRAIDEELDRLLLSRFIGPVKYPTWIANVVLVKKSNGKWRMCVDHFNLNRACPKDYYPLPNIDQLIDAMAGHELLPFMDAFSGYNQIRMDDQDLEQIAFITHRGVFAYRNMPFRLINAGRAFGASYHKALKVYISASDGSVASILVKDVEGHESPVYYVSHTLKDAETRYPHVEKLVYALVIASRKLRHYFQGRLIKVMTDQPLKRIMHKSDMTGRLAAWTVWTLYVDGSSISSSGGAGVILISPEGFKIQQALKFSFPVINNVAEYEALLTGLRLAIKLEVNILEIFGDSKLVTKQLHGEFKAHDARMLTYLKLAMSLLEKVQSWIIKYIYREDNQWADAVSKLASSVVATSEAIYIEERRVPSVDMGPLFPDMLKVNEIFSIKDWHRPILEYILQNKLPQDKGEARSISYKAKNYCVLEIKLYRRGLVEPLLRCLGPEETETLMVEFHTGICGDHLGCKNLALKIMRQGLFWPTMRGDFENFVRKCKSCQLYGSVSHQPSVEMIPVVNPCPFFQWGIDIVGPFPKSKNQAQYIVVAVDYATEMCIRNML, from the exons ATGCCCAAAAAGCAAGATAGTGATTCTCAAACCATCAATGAGGTCATTCAGATAGACCCTAGTAGAATTATCGATATCTCGAGGGAACCCTCGTTTTCACCCGTCGGCGAGATGGTCGATGTGTCGATAGATGAGATTTTCTCAGATAAAACAGTTAAAGTGGGAAAAGATCTAAGTACTCAGATAAAAGATGAATTAACAAGGTTGCTTCAGGAGTTCTCAGACATATTCGCATGGTCGCCATCCGACATGCCAGGAATACCTACCGATGTAGCGAGACATTCTCTACATGTCGACCGCCAAAAGAATCATGTCAAGCAAAAGAGACGCACATTCTCAGAAGAAAAGCGCCGAGCTATCGATGAAGAGCTTGACCGGCTTTTACTATCCCGTTTTATTGGGCCGGTGAAATATCCTACATGGATTGCTAATGTCGTCCTAGTGAAGAAAAGTAATgggaaatggagaatgtgtgttgaTCACTTCAACCTCAACAGAGCATGTCCTAAGGATTATTATCCTTTGCCGAATATAGATCAACTTATCGACGCTATGGCTGGTCATGAACTGCTGCCTTTCATGGACGCGTTCTCAGGATATAACCAAATCAGGATGGATGATCAAGATTTGGAACAAATAGCGTTTATCACACATCGAGGGGTCTTCGCATATCGAAACATGCCTTTCAGGCTAATCAATGCTGGT CGGGCCTTCGGCGCTTCATACCACAAGGCTCTGAAAGTGTACATCTCAGCCTCTGATGGGTCGGTAGCCTCTATTTTGGTCAAAGATGTCGAGGGACATGAATCTCCAGTCTACTATGTTAGCCACACTCTAAAAGATGCTGAAACTCGTTATCCACATGTGGAAAAATTAGTTTATGCTCTCGTGATAGCAAGCAGAAAGCTCCGTCACTATTTCCAAGGTCGTCTGATAAAAGTCATGACTGATCAACCCCTAAAACGTATCATGCACAAATCGGACATGACAGGACGCCTCGCCGCTTGGACG GTTTGGACTCTTTATGTCGACGGATCGTCAATATCATCATCAGGTGGTGCAGGTGTCATCTTAATCAGTCCAGAGGGCTTTAAAATACAACAGGCCTTGAAATTCTCATTCCCAGTAATAAACAATGTAGCCGAGTATGAAGCTTTGTTAACAGGGTTGCGCCTAGCAATCAAGTTGGAGGtaaatattttagaaatatttGGTGATTCAAAACTTGTCACAAAACAGTTACACGGTGAGTTCAAAGCGCACGACGCTCGAATGTTGACATATTTGAAACTGGCCATGTCCTTGTTGGAGAAAGTCCAGTCATGGATAATCAAGTATATTTACAGGGAAGATAATCAATGGGCCGACGCAGTGTCTAAATTGGCTTCATCCGTCGTGGCAACGTCAGAGGCAATTTATATCGAGGAAAGAAGGGTTCCCTCCGTCGACATGGGCCCTCTATTCCCCGACATGTTGAAAGTCAATGAAATCTTTTCTATCAAAGATTGGCATCGACCTATTCTGGAGTACATTTTGCAGAACAAGCTTCCCCAGGATAAGGGTGAAGCCAGATCCATATCATACAAGGCAAAAAATTATTGTGTGCTAGAAATCAAGTTATATCGTCGGGGGCTCGTAGAGCCACTACTTCGATGCTTAGGGCCAGAAGAAACTGAAACTTTGATGGTTGAATTCCATACTGGAATCTGTGGGGACCATTTAGGGTGTAAAAACTTAGCCCTTAAGATAATGAGGCAAGGATTGTTCTGGCCTACGATGCGAggtgattttgaaaattttgtacGAAAGTGTAAATCATGTCAGTTGTATGGGTCAGTTTCTCATCAACCTTCGGTAGAAATGATTCCCGTCGTCAATCCATGTCCCTTCTTTCAGTGGGGCATAGATATTGTGGGCCCCTTTCCAAAGTCCAAAAATCAAGCCCAGTACATTGTTGTGGCTGTTGACTATGCAACAGAAATGTGTATTAGAAATatgttgtag